The genome window CGACCCGCAGGAAGGCTATCCGGCCGGGCAGGCTCTCGCCGCCGATCTGCGCCGAGACGGGCACAGGGGTCTTGTCTATCCGTCTGTCCGGCATGATGAGGGGCGGTGCTTCGTCGCCTTCGATCCCGGCATTGTCCAGAACGTCCGGCCAGGCGCGAGTTGGAAACTCGTTTGGACGGGGTCGCCGGAGTTTGCGGTTGAGGGGGTGTGACGTTGAAGCGGGAGTTCGGTGAGGCGTAGAGAATTTCATCGCATCGTATCCCTGCGCCCGGTAAACAGTCGTTCGTAAGCCTGCCTCATGTCAGCGCACACACTGACGCCGTTTCCTTGGGACTGAAGAGCGCGCGACGGACCGTTTGCGGGGACGGTTTCCACTCTTTTGCAAAGCGCCACGACCGGCGGCGAACCTTCGAAAGCCGTTTTCATGACCACCCCTCAACTCCTGATCTATTCAATCCTTGCCGCCACGATGGGGCTCTTTCTCTGGGGGCGATATAGGCATGACATTGTGGCATTGGCGGCGCTGCTGGCCTGCGTGGTCGCCGGACTGATTCCGGCTGAGGATGCCTTCGCGGGCTTCGGCCACCCGGCGGTGATCACCGTTGCCAGTGTTCTGATTCTGAGCAGAGGCCTTCAGAACACGGGTGCCGTGGACTGGTTGGCGCGAAGCGTCCTGCCGCGCAACGCCGGTCGCTTGACCAGCATGGTGGCACTGATGGGACTTGGCGCGGCGCTGTCCGGTTTCATGAACAATGTCGGAGCGATGGCGCTTTTGATGCCGATCGCACTGCAGCTCTCGAACCGGTTGGAACTGACGCCCGGACAGGTGCTCATGCCGTTGGCCTTTGGCACCATTTTGGGCGGGATGACCACGCTTATCGGGACGCCGCCCAATCTGATTGTTTCGGGTTTTCGGGAGGAAGTCGGGCTGGGGCATTTCGCCATATTCGACTTTGCACCGGTGGGGCTCGCCGTTGCGGTGGCGGGATTGGTCTTTGTGGTCTCTTTCGGTTGGCGCCTGGTGCCCGCGCGCGAATCCGCGACAGGCGAAGGCTTCGAGACCGGTGCATATTTCACGGAATTGCATGTGCCGGAAGACAGCAAGGCGGTCGGCTTGACCCTGCGGGCGTTCGAGCGGGAGATCGAGGACAGCGACGCTCAGGTCGTCGGCCTGGTTCGCAACGAGGTTCGCCTCACCGCGCCGCATGGCGGGCGACATATCCAAGAGCATGACATTCTCGTGCTTGAAGCCGATGTCGATGCGCTGGCTGAGGCGCTGTCGGTATTCGACATGTCGCTCGATCGGCAGAAGGATCAGGCGGAAGACGAAGAGGCTGACCCCAAGGAAGCCGAAACCGAAACCCAGGACGATGAAACCAAGGACGACGACGACCGTCAGGAGCGCGATCGCAACAACGATATCGTTTTGCGTGAACTCGCCGTTCTGCCCGGATCGACGATTGTCGGACAGTCTGCCCGTGACCTGTTTCTTCGCACCCGCTACGGGCTCAATCTTCTGGCTGTCGCACGCGAGGGGCATCCGCCGCGTGCGAGGCTGCGGACGGTCAAGCTCAAGTCCGGCGACCTCCTGCTGGTGCAGGGCGCGGCGGATGCCGTGACCGGGTTCGTCAACGAAACAGGCTGCGTGCCGCTGGGTGCGCGTGAGTTGCGCATTCCCGACAAGCGCATGGCCATCATCGCCGGCACGATCATGCTGGCCGCGATCGGCATCGTGACACTGGGCGTGCTTCCGGCCGCAGTCGCCTTTGCGCTTGGTGTGCTGGCCTCGATGGTGCTTCGCACCGTGCCGTTGCAACAGGTTTATACGGCGATCGACTGGCCGGTGATCGTTCTTCTTGCGGCGTTGATCCCGGTTGCCGGAGCAATGCAGAGCACGGGTGCCGCCGATTTGCTGGCCCGCTTTCTTGTCGAGACGATCGCCCAGGGAAATCCCGTTGCCGCGCTGACGGTGGTTCTTGTCACGACCATGTTCTTGTCGGACGTGATGAACAATGCAGCCACGGCCGCCGTGCTTTGTCCGATTGCACTTGGTATTGCCGCGACGTTGGGCGTCAGCCCCGACAGTTTTCTGATGGCGGTGGCGATCGGTGCCTCCTGCGCCTTCCTGACCCCGATCGGACACCAGAACAACACCCTTATCCTGGGACCTGGCGGGTTTCGCTTTGGCGACTACTGGAGAATGGGTCTGCCGCTCGAGGTGCTCGTCGTTTGTGTCAGCATCCCGTTGCTGCTGGTTTTCTGGCCATTGTAGATCCGCCCGGCGGATGGTGCCGCCTTCGTGAGCCGTTGGACGGTTTCCCTCGCCTGCACTCTCGTCTATATGAAGGCTGGCACAAG of Stappia sp. ES.058 contains these proteins:
- a CDS encoding SLC13 family permease, coding for MTTPQLLIYSILAATMGLFLWGRYRHDIVALAALLACVVAGLIPAEDAFAGFGHPAVITVASVLILSRGLQNTGAVDWLARSVLPRNAGRLTSMVALMGLGAALSGFMNNVGAMALLMPIALQLSNRLELTPGQVLMPLAFGTILGGMTTLIGTPPNLIVSGFREEVGLGHFAIFDFAPVGLAVAVAGLVFVVSFGWRLVPARESATGEGFETGAYFTELHVPEDSKAVGLTLRAFEREIEDSDAQVVGLVRNEVRLTAPHGGRHIQEHDILVLEADVDALAEALSVFDMSLDRQKDQAEDEEADPKEAETETQDDETKDDDDRQERDRNNDIVLRELAVLPGSTIVGQSARDLFLRTRYGLNLLAVAREGHPPRARLRTVKLKSGDLLLVQGAADAVTGFVNETGCVPLGARELRIPDKRMAIIAGTIMLAAIGIVTLGVLPAAVAFALGVLASMVLRTVPLQQVYTAIDWPVIVLLAALIPVAGAMQSTGAADLLARFLVETIAQGNPVAALTVVLVTTMFLSDVMNNAATAAVLCPIALGIAATLGVSPDSFLMAVAIGASCAFLTPIGHQNNTLILGPGGFRFGDYWRMGLPLEVLVVCVSIPLLLVFWPL